A window of the Linepithema humile isolate Giens D197 chromosome 4, Lhum_UNIL_v1.0, whole genome shotgun sequence genome harbors these coding sequences:
- the LTV1 gene encoding protein LTV1 homolog, with amino-acid sequence MPKGKTKKFIDKKNAVTFHLVHRSQKDPLVADETAPQRVLVPVGDKQAAKSEKKTLDREKRKEEQQKYGIYFDDDYNYLQHLRDVNTLSVEWERVENTNSQKDAPKISLPSSVFASNVEEKVGMLNKAAPVSGPQLDLDPDVVAAMDDDFNFDDPDNQLEDNFIELANAEHSDSDGSDREYEYELNESANEFDVSDISSDGHMDLSDEEADEVCSLKGPQYTFKEEETKSRFTEYSMSSSVMRRNEQLRLLDDKFEKMYSVYDENEIGALDCDEIEGYVGHDSDLILQYAEEFKKKQNEDTENIAKLMTDRMKIVERECSSSEDEDVQNRLVVDARTKDRWDCESILSTYSNIYNHPKLIPEPSKHPKKIEIDQKTGIPKNVLGNTGKLTAQALAQFDLENNIPESSQSVAESRRSTLSILSIRPKGETSEEKKERKKLLKEYRKERRVERKANIEAFKEEKKRQEKIRLNNRQNVQGKRMV; translated from the exons ATG CCGAAAGGAAAAACAAAGAAGTTTATTGACAAGAAGAATGCTGTCACGTTTCATTTGGTTCATCGTTCACAAAAAGATCCATTAGTGGCAGATGAAACAGCACCTCAAAGAGTCCTCGTGCCAGTTGGGGACAAACAAGCAGCTAAAtcagaaaagaaaacattagATAGGGAAAAACGCAAAGAAGAGCAGCAAAAATatggaatatattttgatgatGACTACAATTATTTACAACATCTTCGAGATGTTAATACCTTGTCAGTTGAGTGGGAACGTGTCGAGAACACAAATTCACAAAAGGATGCTCCAAAAATCAGTTTACCTTCCTCTGTATTTGCTTCAAATGTCGAAGAGAAAGTTGGTATGCTTAATAAAGCTGCACCAGTTTCTGGACCACAATTGGATCTTGATCCAGATGTGGTCGCTGCAATGGatgatgattttaattttgatgatcCTGATAATCAGTTAGAAGATAATTTCATAGAATTAGCTAATGCTGAACATAGCGACAGCGATGGTTCTGACAGAGAATAtg AATATGAATTGAATGAATCGGCCAATGAATTTGATGTATCGGACATATCTTCTGATGGTCACATGGATTTATCTGATGAAGAGGCAGATGAAGTATGTAGCCTAAAGGGACCACAGTACACTTTTAAAGAGGAGGAAACAAAATCAAGATTTACAGAATATTCCATGAGCAGTAGTGTGATGAGAAGAAATGAACAACTTAGATTGCTagatgataaatttgaaaag ATGTACTCTGTATATGATGAAAATGAAATTGGTGCTTTAGATTGCGATGAGATAGAAGGATATGTTGGACATGATTCAGatcttattttacaatatgctgaagaatttaaaaagaagcAGAATGAAGAT AcggaaaatattgcaaaacttaTGACAGACAGAATGAAAATTGTGGAGAGAGAATGTTCCAGTTCAGAAGATGAAGATGTTCAAAACAGACTCGTTGTCGATGCTCGTACAAAAGATAGATGGGATTGCGAAAGTATTCTTAGTACATATAgtaatatttacaatcatCCTAAGTTAATTCCAGAACCTTCTaag catccaaaaaaaattgaaattgaccAAAAAACTGGTATTCCAAAAAATGTATTAGGCAATACTGGAAAATTAACAGCTCAAGCGTTAGCACAATTtgatttggaaaataatataccAGAGAGTTCACAATCTGTAGCAGAAAGTAGAAGATCCACCTTaagtattttaagtataagaCCCAAAGGTGAAACTtcagaagaaaagaaagaaagaaagaaattactCAAAGAATACAGAAAA gaAAGAAGGGTTGAACGAAAAGCAAATATTGAAGCGTttaaagaggaaaagaaacgTCAAGAGAAGATTAGATTGAACAATAGACAAAATGTTCAAGGGAAACGTATGGTATAA
- the Vha13 gene encoding V-type proton ATPase subunit G: MASQTQGIQQLLAAEKRAAEKVSDARKRKARRLKQAKEEAQDEIEKYRQERERQFREFEAKHMGSKEDVAARIEADTRVKIEEMNQTVATHKNTVMLKILDLVYDIKPALHNNYHIEV; encoded by the exons ATGGCTAGCCAGACGCAGGGTATTCAGCAGCTTCTGGCAGCTGAGAAACGCGCTGCGGAGAAAGTTTCGGATGCCAGGAAAC GCAAAGCCCGTCGCCTAAAGCAGGCTAAAGAGGAAGCTCAGGATGAAATTGAGAAATATCGACAGGAACGAGAAAGACAGTTCCGTGAATTTGAAGCCAAG CACATGGGCTCAAAAGAGGATGTAGCTGCACGCATTGAGGCAGATACACGAGTTAAGATAGAAGAAATGAATCAGACAGTTGCTACGCACAAAAATACA GTCATGCTTAAAATCTTGGACTTAGTATATGATATCAAGCCGGCACTGCACAACAATTATCACATTGAGGTCTAA